Proteins from a single region of Acidobacteriota bacterium:
- a CDS encoding M48 family metallopeptidase produces the protein MSKAADELKPFYVEAFRALDRSGNQMPEISVEFYPYVGINHTIRIRDGRILVRVGEICRTMPPNEHKALAYILVAKLLRRSVPAEARRVYAAYVKGHEVQEKARENKRSLGRKVISGARGAVYDLDGIFEKVNQIYFGGNLEKPVLTWSARRTYRILGHHDPAHRTIVISRSLDDAHVPKFVVEYVMFHEMLHVFHPTKNINGRRMNHTREFRESERKFLYYDDAERWISDNARKLKRKAKRS, from the coding sequence ATGAGCAAGGCTGCCGATGAATTGAAACCGTTTTACGTGGAAGCGTTCCGCGCGCTCGACCGCAGCGGGAATCAGATGCCCGAGATCTCGGTCGAGTTTTATCCGTACGTCGGCATCAATCATACGATCCGCATCCGTGACGGCCGGATACTGGTGCGTGTCGGCGAAATATGCCGGACGATGCCGCCGAATGAGCACAAGGCGCTCGCTTACATCCTGGTCGCGAAGTTGTTGCGCCGCTCGGTTCCGGCCGAGGCGAGGCGCGTCTATGCCGCGTATGTGAAGGGGCACGAGGTGCAGGAGAAGGCCCGCGAGAACAAACGATCGCTCGGCCGAAAAGTGATCAGCGGTGCGCGCGGAGCCGTTTACGACCTCGACGGCATCTTCGAAAAGGTGAATCAGATCTATTTCGGAGGCAATTTGGAGAAACCGGTGCTGACCTGGTCGGCGCGCAGAACCTACAGGATCCTCGGCCATCACGATCCGGCTCACCGGACGATCGTCATCAGCCGTTCGCTCGATGACGCGCACGTGCCGAAATTCGTCGTCGAATACGTGATGTTCCACGAAATGCTCCACGTGTTTCATCCGACGAAGAACATCAACGGACGAAGGATGAACCACACTCGCGAATTCCGCGAGAGTGAACGCAAGTTTTTATATTACGACGATGCCGAGCGTTGGATATCGGACAATGCGAGAAAGCTGAAGCGAAAGGCAAAAAGGTCTTGA
- a CDS encoding TIGR01777 family protein: MKILISGATGLVAKQLIPVLESKGHSISKLVRTKTAGSDEIIWNSENGFSDDEALKLEGFDAVIHLAGDNVASENWSADKKRRIRESRIQGTRLLVGALAECKTKPKTLISASAIGFYGNREDEILTEESAPGSGFFPEICQGWEAEALKAREFGARVVTPRIGIVLSKDGGALEKMLTPFKFGVGGIIGSGKQWMPWIAIGDLVRIIVFALENESISGPLNATAPNPVTNSVFTKTLGKVLNRPTFLPVPEFAIKLLFGEMGETLLLQGNRVIPRKALDSGFEFDFTDLEGALAAQLV; this comes from the coding sequence ATGAAGATCCTGATCTCCGGTGCGACCGGACTTGTCGCAAAGCAGCTGATCCCGGTCCTCGAATCAAAAGGGCATTCGATCTCGAAGCTTGTCCGTACGAAGACGGCGGGTTCCGACGAGATAATCTGGAATTCCGAGAACGGCTTCAGCGATGACGAAGCGCTGAAACTAGAAGGATTTGACGCCGTGATCCATCTTGCCGGCGACAACGTCGCTTCCGAGAACTGGTCCGCCGACAAGAAGCGCCGCATACGAGAGAGCCGCATTCAGGGGACGAGATTGCTGGTCGGCGCGCTGGCTGAATGCAAGACCAAACCGAAGACCTTGATTTCGGCGTCGGCGATCGGATTCTACGGCAATCGGGAAGACGAGATCCTGACCGAGGAATCCGCTCCCGGAAGCGGTTTTTTCCCTGAGATCTGTCAGGGATGGGAAGCCGAAGCGTTGAAGGCAAGAGAATTCGGAGCGCGCGTTGTGACACCGCGTATCGGAATCGTTCTTTCCAAAGACGGCGGCGCGCTCGAAAAGATGCTCACGCCGTTCAAGTTCGGTGTCGGCGGCATCATCGGATCTGGAAAACAATGGATGCCTTGGATCGCAATCGGCGATCTTGTGAGGATTATCGTCTTCGCTCTCGAGAATGAATCGATCAGCGGACCGCTCAACGCGACGGCGCCGAATCCGGTGACCAACTCCGTATTCACGAAAACGCTTGGGAAAGTGCTCAACAGACCAACATTTCTTCCCGTCCCAGAATTTGCCATCAAGCTGCTGTTCGGCGAGATGGGCGAGACTCTGTTGCTGCAGGGAAATCGCGTGATTCCCAGAAAAGCACTCGATTCGGGATTCGAATTCGATTTCACTGATCTTGAAGGCGCGCTTGCCGCGCAACTTGTTTAG
- the hrcA gene encoding heat-inducible transcription repressor HrcA translates to MAVRGSNIGFEKVSNFPDTRGQAILTAIIGEHLITGEPVGSKAIAEKFVSSFGLSSATIRNVMGDLEESGLVEQPHTSAGRVPTDKGYRFYVDNLLGILRLSDEDLRFIGEEFGSLESEFKETPDRLMERTSHLLSALSNNIGIVVSPSLAHDRLQHIEFVNLSERRILVVLVSAPNIVHNKIIRLRDSFPQDELDRTARYINAEFGGKSLAEIRVEILRLMHEEKSLFDKLLQTAMILCSQSIENEDENLGEVYVDGTSNIVAKRDFTDMERLRELLRTIEEKSRLMRILNQCVDRESTAKGNVQVVIGSENASATLSDCTLITAPYKIGRGSAIGTLSVLGPTRIEYSRIISIVGYVARILEKHMAKDISAS, encoded by the coding sequence ATGGCTGTCCGCGGTTCAAATATTGGGTTCGAGAAAGTTAGTAATTTTCCCGACACGCGCGGGCAGGCGATCCTAACGGCGATCATCGGCGAACATCTCATCACCGGTGAACCGGTCGGCTCAAAAGCAATCGCGGAAAAGTTTGTCAGCAGCTTCGGCTTGAGTTCGGCGACGATCCGCAATGTGATGGGCGATCTAGAAGAAAGCGGACTGGTCGAACAGCCGCATACTTCCGCCGGACGCGTTCCGACGGACAAGGGCTACCGCTTCTACGTTGACAACCTGCTCGGGATCTTGCGCCTCTCGGACGAGGACCTTCGCTTTATCGGCGAGGAATTCGGTTCCCTCGAAAGCGAATTCAAGGAAACTCCCGACCGCTTGATGGAACGCACCTCGCACCTTCTCTCGGCTCTTTCAAATAACATCGGCATTGTTGTGTCGCCGTCGCTCGCCCACGACCGTCTCCAGCACATCGAGTTTGTGAATCTTTCCGAAAGGCGCATTCTCGTCGTTCTGGTCTCGGCCCCGAACATCGTCCACAACAAGATAATCCGGCTTAGGGATTCGTTCCCGCAGGACGAACTTGATCGGACCGCGCGATACATCAACGCGGAGTTCGGAGGCAAGAGCCTTGCCGAGATACGGGTTGAGATTCTCAGGCTGATGCACGAAGAAAAGAGCCTTTTTGACAAACTGCTCCAGACGGCGATGATCCTCTGTTCCCAGAGCATCGAGAATGAGGACGAGAATCTCGGCGAGGTCTATGTTGACGGAACGTCGAACATTGTCGCCAAACGGGACTTCACCGATATGGAGCGACTGCGCGAACTCTTGCGGACGATCGAGGAAAAGTCGCGATTAATGCGCATTCTAAACCAGTGCGTGGATCGCGAATCGACGGCGAAAGGGAACGTTCAGGTGGTCATCGGCAGCGAGAACGCCTCGGCCACTCTCAGCGACTGCACTTTGATAACCGCACCGTACAAGATCGGACGCGGATCGGCGATCGGAACTCTAAGTGTGCTCGGACCGACGAGGATCGAGTACTCGCGGATCATCTCGATCGTCGGCTACGTCGCCCGAATTCTTGAAAAACATATGGCCAAGGATATTTCTGCCAGCTAG
- a CDS encoding cytochrome c translates to MREVKLIIIVSAAALFIAACAAKEPPGQPRVGIVLAESKMYEASLYRQNCALCHGVEGYGKEMQGRMIPSLRHGDIASKTEEQIYEQIATGKPPMPSFKFQLTEEEMRRMAKFIYKDLQGRQ, encoded by the coding sequence ATGAGGGAAGTTAAGTTAATTATCATCGTCAGCGCCGCGGCGCTTTTTATCGCGGCCTGCGCGGCAAAGGAGCCCCCGGGTCAGCCGCGCGTCGGGATCGTCTTGGCCGAAAGCAAAATGTACGAGGCGTCGCTCTATCGGCAGAATTGTGCGCTATGCCACGGCGTCGAGGGATATGGAAAGGAGATGCAGGGCCGAATGATCCCGTCGCTCCGTCACGGCGATATCGCAAGCAAGACCGAGGAACAGATCTACGAACAGATCGCCACCGGCAAGCCGCCGATGCCGTCGTTCAAATTTCAGCTGACCGAGGAAGAAATGCGGCGGATGGCAAAGTTCATCTACAAAGATCTGCAGGGACGGCAATAA